A stretch of DNA from Methanoplanus endosymbiosus:
TCAGACCTGCAATGAGAGGTGCAGAGATGATATAGATAATCCCGGAAGGTGATTCCTTCTTCTCTCCTTTTGGATCTGTAATCTCAATCTCAGTAACGGCATAATTTCCGGATGAGAGCGCTTTTTCATTGTCGGACAGTGTTGTCACATGGATTTTGTAAATACCCTCATCAAGTCCGCCCACAACAAGCCCGGTATCCCATGAGTAATCCCACTCAGCACCACCTGAATAGATCTGGTGGTGCGGGATTCTTGCGTGCCGGACATCACCCTCAAGTGTGGTTCCGCTCTCAGGAAGATCAGGCCCTGTAATGAAGAGATAGACAGGTGCTGTATTCATACCAGCGCCTGCCTTACCCTTAAATTTGACAATATCGCCGATCTGTGCACTCTCCTGTGACGACTCAATTGTCATGGAATCTGTTGCCTGTGCCAAAACCGGAGATACTGCCAGCAGCAGAGCCGCCAGTATAAGAATACATAATGCCGGAAATGGCCGGCCCGCACCGGAGGAAGATAACCTTAATTTATCCATGTGATACATTGACAGCAGATAAAATATATCACTTCTGAAAAAAACTGAAAAGGTGAAAGGCCTGAAATTTACAGATATATCACAAAATACCTGTAAATCTCACTCAGATGACCTTACCTTCAACCCTCTTTGCATATCCGGTCATCAGGTACGAGAGTATGACACATACACCCATAACCATCGCAAGGACAAGCCAGTGAACCGGCCCTATAGAGTCCACCGAAAGCCTGACAATGAGATTTGCCGGATTCAGGGGCACAGCCAGTGAGGCAAGGATGACGACCACAAGGGCGGTTGAGAATATAAACTGGGCGTTTGTTCTTTCACGGTATTTAAGAGCGATAAGCGCCCCGATAAGTATAATCACCATAGATCCGGCGGTGACATGCAGAATTATCGGGACAAAACCGCTGATCGCTATGCCGTTGGCCATTAAGAGCAGGAGCCACCCGGCAGACTGCACAGGCACAAGTCCCAGACATGCAGCAGTCTTGCCCCAGATCATCTCAGGGAAGGTTACAGGAGTTGACATAAGTGTCTCAAGCGTATCCTGCTGGTACTCCTCCGTTATGAGATCGATTATCAGTGCACCGGAGATTATCGCCGGCATAAAGACCAGAAGCGGAATTAGCAGGCCGTACACAAACTCATAGAAGTCACTGGACGGGTTTGTCTCCGGAAGTATCAGTTCGACCGGCTTAAACTCAAGCCTTGACTGCCGGATCTTTCTGAGTCTGTCTTCATAGTCTAAAAGAGCATCCTTTAGCTTCACATTAACAATGCTTGACTGGATGTCATTTTGTATGACATACAGGGTAATTGTGATCGGATCTGCCGAATACTCCTCAATTCCCGGAATCCATATGACTGCCGAGAGTTTTCTCTCCTTTAAGGCCGCAAGTGCAGTGCCAAGCTCCATCTCATATATGACAAAATTGTCACTGGATGCAAGCTGCCCTGTAAGCGGTGATGTGGTATTTCCCGTAACCCCGACAGGATATTTGATCGTTGAATACTGACTAATCGAGTCAGGGTTGTACATAGATGCCAGCCCCACAAGGAGAAATGAGGAGAACATTGCGATGAAGAGCTGAAGCAGTATGGCAAGGAGTATAGTTTTTTCAGAAAAAAGCCCCTGAAGCTCTTTTTTTGCGATGATTATACAGTTTCTTCTCTTCATTGTTAAGCACCCCATCCAAGGATAAAGTACAGGTTATACAGGACATGCACTATCGTTGCCGCAATCAGCCCTATAACATATGCACGCCTTCCGCCGAGTTTCAGGCAGGATATGGTAGTCAGGACACCAATCATATGCAGCGAGAGCGGAAGCCAGAGCACCTGAAGGCTTGCAAACATAATCTCGCCAAATACAGACTCGGTAATCTCGGCAAGGGTTGCAAATAAGAGGAGCTTTTCAGCCACGAGAAAGCCAAGCGCTACTACAAAAGAACCAACAATAATATTTTTCAGGCTGAAGTACTCCGGCGATGTGTAGTACAGGGTATAAACCCCGACTGACTTTGCCAGCTCTTCAATGAATGCCGCAGATATGAGAATTGCAATCAGGGAATATGGCATTGGCAGATTGAAGAAGAGCACAAGAACCATCATCTGCGCCATAAATACAAAGGGAACGGTTATTGCACTTATTGCAAAGAGGGATGTATTTGTCCATCTGTCAGATATAACTGTCCGGATAAACTCCCTTAACCTTGGAATCAGCCTGTGATAGTTAAAGAGCCTCTCCTCGGTGAAATTTCTCGCTGAGAGGTAAAAGATCACACCTCCGGTGATGAAGAAGAGTGATGTCGAATATATGAAATCATAGAATGTAAAGCCGTCACCCTGAAGCTGAAGGATTATCAGAGTCAGCGGCGACACCAGGCTTACGACATGGATATTTGCAAAGATGCTTGGGAAGAATATATAGGATGTTGCAACGGTGGAGAAGAATATAGAGATGAAGGATAACTCCTTAAAACTCCTCGCAGTCATTCCGATTAGAAGAGCATTGGCAAGGAAGAAGAATATCACCGGAATAAGCGGGAGGAGAATTATGAACTCACCGCTTGTGAGGGCGGTCAGAATTGTTGAGATTGCAAGCATCATCAGGAAATAGGGAATTCCCTTACCAAGGATTATCTGCCAGCCGGGAACTGGTGAGGCAAGCAGGGCCTCACCGCTTCTGCCTATCCTCTCATTCATAATACTCATCATGAAGAACTGGGATGTGAAGTAGAGCGGAAATACGAATACAAATACCAGTATTATCGAGTCAAACGGAAGGGGCGGCGCAAGCTGAGAGGGAGTCTTGTACTCAAGGCCGTTTCCCCCGGATGAGGTGAGCATATCAGTATATCGTGATACCCGGCTGTCCTCACCCTCACCTTCAATAAGCCCGAACCTGAACTCATCAGGATTGATATTTCTTGCATCACCGGGCGGAGTTACGGGCTGCACAGGCAGTGATGGTTCAGGCGCTCTGAAAGGATTAGGCGGAGACACTGCCAGCTGTCCGCTCTGGGTTGCAAGAAAATCAAGTTCGCTCTTCACAT
This window harbors:
- a CDS encoding ABC transporter permease encodes the protein MKRRNCIIIAKKELQGLFSEKTILLAILLQLFIAMFSSFLLVGLASMYNPDSISQYSTIKYPVGVTGNTTSPLTGQLASSDNFVIYEMELGTALAALKERKLSAVIWIPGIEEYSADPITITLYVIQNDIQSSIVNVKLKDALLDYEDRLRKIRQSRLEFKPVELILPETNPSSDFYEFVYGLLIPLLVFMPAIISGALIIDLITEEYQQDTLETLMSTPVTFPEMIWGKTAACLGLVPVQSAGWLLLLMANGIAISGFVPIILHVTAGSMVIILIGALIALKYRERTNAQFIFSTALVVVILASLAVPLNPANLIVRLSVDSIGPVHWLVLAMVMGVCVILSYLMTGYAKRVEGKVI
- a CDS encoding PrsW family glutamic-type intramembrane protease; amino-acid sequence: MADALRNIGTISKWEVKRFAGTMSRDVLPISIVLFILLILATGLTQQSGMHLQDDIYTAGIDSVDAASVLSGDERFQVYLIDSASPSAGAYNYFDITIIDGGVSRLGTEKASAALSALEKDYTRYKTAVYNRETDIFAVYPLLIDEQYVKSELDFLATQSGQLAVSPPNPFRAPEPSLPVQPVTPPGDARNINPDEFRFGLIEGEGEDSRVSRYTDMLTSSGGNGLEYKTPSQLAPPLPFDSIILVFVFVFPLYFTSQFFMMSIMNERIGRSGEALLASPVPGWQIILGKGIPYFLMMLAISTILTALTSGEFIILLPLIPVIFFFLANALLIGMTARSFKELSFISIFFSTVATSYIFFPSIFANIHVVSLVSPLTLIILQLQGDGFTFYDFIYSTSLFFITGGVIFYLSARNFTEERLFNYHRLIPRLREFIRTVISDRWTNTSLFAISAITVPFVFMAQMMVLVLFFNLPMPYSLIAILISAAFIEELAKSVGVYTLYYTSPEYFSLKNIIVGSFVVALGFLVAEKLLLFATLAEITESVFGEIMFASLQVLWLPLSLHMIGVLTTISCLKLGGRRAYVIGLIAATIVHVLYNLYFILGWGA